A genomic stretch from Oreochromis niloticus isolate F11D_XX linkage group LG11, O_niloticus_UMD_NMBU, whole genome shotgun sequence includes:
- the rbm42 gene encoding RNA-binding protein 42 isoform X1, producing the protein MALKSGEERLKEMEAEMALFEQEVLGGPVPVSGSPPVMEAVPVALAVPTVPVVRPIIGTNTYRQVQQTLEARAATFVGPPPQAFVGPVPPVRPPPPMMRPAFVPHILQRPGGQRLQMMRGPPVAPPLPRPPPPPPMMLPPSLQGPMPQGPSQPIQPMAAPPQVGDMVSMVSGPPTRQVASLPVKPTPSIIQAAPTVYVAPPAHVGLKRNEVHAQRQARMEELAARVAEQQAAVMAAGLLSKKESEDSSTVIGPSMPEPEPPQTEHVETTTEDKKKAKTEKVKKCIRTAAGTTWEDQSLLEWESDDFRIFCGDLGNEVNDDILARAFSRYPSFLKAKVVRDKRTGKTKGYGFVSFKDPNDYVRAMREMNGKYVGSRPIKLRKSMWKDRNIEVVRKKQKEKKKLGLR; encoded by the exons CTTTGAGCAGGAGGTTCTCGGTGGTCCAGTACCAGTATCAGGAAGTCCACCTGTCATGGAGGCAGTACCTGTAGCTCTGGCTGTCCCAACAGTTCCAGTGGTGCGACCCATTATAGGAACCAACACCTACAGACAG GTCCAGCAGACATTAGAAGCCAGAGCTGCAACTTTTGTTGGACCTCCACCACAAGCCTTTGTGGGACCAG tTCCTCCAGTACGTCCTCCTCCTCCCATGATGAGACCGGCTTTTGTTCCACATATTCTGCAAAGACCAG GTGGTCAGAGGTTACAGATGATGCGTGGTCCTCCAGTAGCACCTCCTTTGCCTcgacctcctccacctccacccatGATGCTCCCTCCTTCCCTGCAGGGCCCAATGCCTCAGGGACCCTCTCAGCCCATCCAACCCATGGCTGCTCCACCTCAG GTTGGTGATATGGTTTCAATGGTGTCAGGCCCACCTACACGACAAGTAGCCTCACTTCCTGTCAAACCAACACCATCAATCATCCAGGCAGCACCAACTGTGTACGTTGCTCCTCCTGCCCATGTTGGactaaaaagaaatgaagtTCACGCTCAGAGACAGGCCCGAATG GAAGAACTGGCAGCGCGGGTGGCCGAGCAGCAGGCTGCAGTGATGGCTGCAGGTCTGCTCAGCAAGAAGGAGAGCGAGGACAGCAGCACGGTGATTGGACCAAGTATGCCGGAGCCTGAACCCCCCCAAACTGAG CATGTGGAAACTACtactgaagacaaaaaaaaggcaaaaacagagaagGTGAAGAAGTGTATCCGCACAGCAGCAGGGACGACCTGGGAGGACCAGAGTCTGCTGGAATGGGAATCAG ACGACTTCCGTATTTTCTGTGGTGATCTTGGTAACGAGGTTAATGATGACATACTGGCCAGAGCCTTCAGCAGATACCCATCTTTCCTCAAAGCTAAG GTGGTCAGAGACAAACGGACTGGAAAAACCAAAGGCTACGGTTTTGTGAGCTTCAAAGATCCAAATGATTACGTGAGAGCCATGAGAGAGATGAACG GGAAGTACGTTGGTAGCCGTCCCATCAAACTGAGGAAGAGCATGTGGAAGGACCGCAACATTGAAGTGGTTCgcaagaaacaaaaagagaagaagaaactgggCCTCAGATAG
- the rbm42 gene encoding RNA-binding protein 42 isoform X2, with protein MEAVPVALAVPTVPVVRPIIGTNTYRQVQQTLEARAATFVGPPPQAFVGPVPPVRPPPPMMRPAFVPHILQRPGGQRLQMMRGPPVAPPLPRPPPPPPMMLPPSLQGPMPQGPSQPIQPMAAPPQVGDMVSMVSGPPTRQVASLPVKPTPSIIQAAPTVYVAPPAHVGLKRNEVHAQRQARMEELAARVAEQQAAVMAAGLLSKKESEDSSTVIGPSMPEPEPPQTEHVETTTEDKKKAKTEKVKKCIRTAAGTTWEDQSLLEWESDDFRIFCGDLGNEVNDDILARAFSRYPSFLKAKVVRDKRTGKTKGYGFVSFKDPNDYVRAMREMNGKYVGSRPIKLRKSMWKDRNIEVVRKKQKEKKKLGLR; from the exons ATGGAGGCAGTACCTGTAGCTCTGGCTGTCCCAACAGTTCCAGTGGTGCGACCCATTATAGGAACCAACACCTACAGACAG GTCCAGCAGACATTAGAAGCCAGAGCTGCAACTTTTGTTGGACCTCCACCACAAGCCTTTGTGGGACCAG tTCCTCCAGTACGTCCTCCTCCTCCCATGATGAGACCGGCTTTTGTTCCACATATTCTGCAAAGACCAG GTGGTCAGAGGTTACAGATGATGCGTGGTCCTCCAGTAGCACCTCCTTTGCCTcgacctcctccacctccacccatGATGCTCCCTCCTTCCCTGCAGGGCCCAATGCCTCAGGGACCCTCTCAGCCCATCCAACCCATGGCTGCTCCACCTCAG GTTGGTGATATGGTTTCAATGGTGTCAGGCCCACCTACACGACAAGTAGCCTCACTTCCTGTCAAACCAACACCATCAATCATCCAGGCAGCACCAACTGTGTACGTTGCTCCTCCTGCCCATGTTGGactaaaaagaaatgaagtTCACGCTCAGAGACAGGCCCGAATG GAAGAACTGGCAGCGCGGGTGGCCGAGCAGCAGGCTGCAGTGATGGCTGCAGGTCTGCTCAGCAAGAAGGAGAGCGAGGACAGCAGCACGGTGATTGGACCAAGTATGCCGGAGCCTGAACCCCCCCAAACTGAG CATGTGGAAACTACtactgaagacaaaaaaaaggcaaaaacagagaagGTGAAGAAGTGTATCCGCACAGCAGCAGGGACGACCTGGGAGGACCAGAGTCTGCTGGAATGGGAATCAG ACGACTTCCGTATTTTCTGTGGTGATCTTGGTAACGAGGTTAATGATGACATACTGGCCAGAGCCTTCAGCAGATACCCATCTTTCCTCAAAGCTAAG GTGGTCAGAGACAAACGGACTGGAAAAACCAAAGGCTACGGTTTTGTGAGCTTCAAAGATCCAAATGATTACGTGAGAGCCATGAGAGAGATGAACG GGAAGTACGTTGGTAGCCGTCCCATCAAACTGAGGAAGAGCATGTGGAAGGACCGCAACATTGAAGTGGTTCgcaagaaacaaaaagagaagaagaaactgggCCTCAGATAG